The following coding sequences lie in one Labrus bergylta chromosome 13, fLabBer1.1, whole genome shotgun sequence genomic window:
- the LOC109989363 gene encoding protein lifeguard 3-like isoform X2, whose product MTSTDDHPPPYEDALHHPKYGNYPYQLQHGSPLPPPPPYSPGPGMCPGPPCYWGQEGIHSHAEMREIPGFSASRAPNTIPTLSTGVTTSNPGDDYLSTQWESISIRHAFIRKIYLILATQLAITFSVVAVFTFVVVYILVYCILICCEKPRRHFPWNLLLLGIFTLALSYMSGTISSYYETKAVFIAMGITAIVCMAVTIFCFQTKVDFTSCGGFLCITSVLFMIVGIVTAVILSFQYVPWLHMLYASIGAILHTLFLVYNTQLLIGNQKLAISPEEYIYGALSLYIEIVNIFLFILQVSGVASD is encoded by the exons ATGACGTCTACAGATGATCATCCTCCACCCTATGAGGATGCATTGCACCATCCAAAGTATGGAAACTACCCCTATCAGCTACAACATGGTTCCCCTCTTCCACCACCTCCACCTTACAGTCCCGGTCCTGGCATGTGCCCTGGTCCACCTTGCTACTGGGGCCAGGAAGGGATCCACTCGCATGCAGAGATGAGAGAAATCCCGGGTTTCTCTGCATCCAGAGCACCCAATACAATACCAACTCTGTCTACTGGAGTGACGACATCCAACCCAG GAGATGATTACTTGAGCACTCAGTGGGAAAGCATTTCAATTCGGCATGCCTTCATAAGAAAG ATTTACTTAATTCTAGCAACACAACTAGCCATCACCTTTTCCGTTGTTGCCGTCTTTACATTTGT TGTGGTGTATATTTTGGTTTATTGCATTCTCATTTGCTGCGAAAAGCCAAG GAGGCATTTCCCATGGAATCTTTTGCTGCTGGGAATATTT ACGCTGGCCTTGTCTTACATGTCTGGGACAATTTCAAG TTATTATGAAACAAAAGCCGTGTTTATTGCCATGGGAATAACAGCGATAGTTTGTATGGCTGTCACAATCTTCTGCTTTCAAACCAAG GTGGACTTCACCTCATGCGGAGGATTTCTTTGTATAACTTCCGTTTTGTTCATGATCGTTGGGATTGTTACAGCCGTCATCCTCTCCTTTCAATAT GTCCCTTGGTTGCATATGCTCTACGCTTCTATTGGAGCTATTCTTCACACTTTG TTTTTAGTATACAACACCCAGCTTCTTATTGGAAATCAGAAGTTGGCCATCTCCCCTGAGGAATACATCTAtggggctctctctctctacattgAAATTGTTAACATCTTTCTCTTCATCTTACAAGTCAGTGGAGTGGCTTCTGACTAA
- the LOC109989363 gene encoding protein lifeguard 3-like isoform X1 has product MTSTDDHPPPYEDALHHPKYGNYPYQLQHGSPLPPPPPYSPGPGMCPGPPCYWGQEGIHSHAEMREIPGFSASRAPNTIPTLSTGVTTSNPGDDYLSTQWESISIRHAFIRKIYLILATQLAITFSVVAVFTFVDPVRLFVIRYPCIYWASFVVYILVYCILICCEKPRRHFPWNLLLLGIFTLALSYMSGTISSYYETKAVFIAMGITAIVCMAVTIFCFQTKVDFTSCGGFLCITSVLFMIVGIVTAVILSFQYVPWLHMLYASIGAILHTLFLVYNTQLLIGNQKLAISPEEYIYGALSLYIEIVNIFLFILQVSGVASD; this is encoded by the exons ATGACGTCTACAGATGATCATCCTCCACCCTATGAGGATGCATTGCACCATCCAAAGTATGGAAACTACCCCTATCAGCTACAACATGGTTCCCCTCTTCCACCACCTCCACCTTACAGTCCCGGTCCTGGCATGTGCCCTGGTCCACCTTGCTACTGGGGCCAGGAAGGGATCCACTCGCATGCAGAGATGAGAGAAATCCCGGGTTTCTCTGCATCCAGAGCACCCAATACAATACCAACTCTGTCTACTGGAGTGACGACATCCAACCCAG GAGATGATTACTTGAGCACTCAGTGGGAAAGCATTTCAATTCGGCATGCCTTCATAAGAAAG ATTTACTTAATTCTAGCAACACAACTAGCCATCACCTTTTCCGTTGTTGCCGTCTTTACATTTGT TGACCCAGTAAGGCTGTTTGTCATCAGATACCCTTGCATCTATTGGGCATCTTT TGTGGTGTATATTTTGGTTTATTGCATTCTCATTTGCTGCGAAAAGCCAAG GAGGCATTTCCCATGGAATCTTTTGCTGCTGGGAATATTT ACGCTGGCCTTGTCTTACATGTCTGGGACAATTTCAAG TTATTATGAAACAAAAGCCGTGTTTATTGCCATGGGAATAACAGCGATAGTTTGTATGGCTGTCACAATCTTCTGCTTTCAAACCAAG GTGGACTTCACCTCATGCGGAGGATTTCTTTGTATAACTTCCGTTTTGTTCATGATCGTTGGGATTGTTACAGCCGTCATCCTCTCCTTTCAATAT GTCCCTTGGTTGCATATGCTCTACGCTTCTATTGGAGCTATTCTTCACACTTTG TTTTTAGTATACAACACCCAGCTTCTTATTGGAAATCAGAAGTTGGCCATCTCCCCTGAGGAATACATCTAtggggctctctctctctacattgAAATTGTTAACATCTTTCTCTTCATCTTACAAGTCAGTGGAGTGGCTTCTGACTAA